The DNA region GCTTGTTTAGCTTTAGATAATGAACTTATTTTTTTCACATAGAAACAACACATGTACAGTATCAAAAAATATATACCAGGGAATGGTCCTGCAGCTCATGAAGACAGGTCAAAGGAATGAGACTAACAAATGCTGAATggttaaaaagaacagaaaatatttgtttgatATAGTTTATAAGGGGATCTAGGGACTCCATAAATCTAGGATTTATATTTCATTATATAAATACCTACAAATAAATATATTAGCATGGCCAGAGAGGGACCAGCTTTCAGCTCAAACAATACATTTCAATAACACCACGTACAAACGGGGGCAAGAATCACTCGACAAGTTAGCACTGTTAAAATATAATACTATGTAACTCTGAGTAACTGGCCGGCCCCATCCTCGTGTGTCCTGATACCTGCAAGTCCTGGGCACGCCCTGGGACTGCAGCGATGGAGCAGCAGTAGAGGATACCCCCAGCATAGCAGGGGTAGAGTCACTGTgtcccacccacccctcctcttGGGCAGGGAGGCATCTGGTGGGATCCTCCCTGCATGAGTGCTGCAGTCAccgtggtggggaggggagggagatgggtgTCAGGGCAGTGACAATACCTTAGAGGGGGTCGAGGGGCAGGCAGCTCCAGGATAGTGTCAGGTCCCTCCCCAGGGGGAGCAGCCTCTGCCCCTTCACACTGTCACATACTCCTTGAAGGTCACGGTCAGGCAGTTCGCGGTCACATCCGTGATAATTATATTTCCAAAGAAGGGCTTGAACTCCTGCAggggctctgcctctccctccccgtcCGCCTCCTGCTGCGGCGGCTCTACTGCCGGCTTCTCCGTCAGCACCTGCGCCACCTCTGGCTTCACCTGCGCCACAGCCAGCTCACCCTCACCCCGGGGCTTGACACAGCGCAAGTCTATGGGCTCGTCCAGGTCCGAATCCAGCAGGATGACCTCTGGCTGGGAGGTGGCTGGAAGAGGGTGCTCGGGCCTCTCTGGTGCTTGGGGGCTCAGGCAGGTGGGGGCGCTGATGCTCCGTGAGGTGAGGCGCTTCTTGCCTGGCTCCCTCTCCTCATGCGGCTCAGAGaggcagcgcttcctggagcccGGGCTGGAGAGATTCAGTcccatgggggcagggctgtgctcccGGCTGGGATCCAGGGACCAGGGCACAAGGTTGGGCTTGGTGGTGAGCTGCAGGGGCTGCTCAGAGGGAGGAGGTGCTTCCTTGGCAGGGGGAATCTTTCTGGGGCTCCTTCCGAGCTCTGTGAGGGGTTGGCCCCCCTCAAGTCCAGCTTTGCTCTTGTGGTCAGTGCTggccaccctctcctccccatgcTTTCGCCAGGCCTCCTGCTTTTCCTCCCCGCCCTTCCTGGGAGTCCTCTCCTCGGTGGTCCGCTTCCTGGGCGGTTCCCCAGACTTGATCTTCACGGCCTGCATGCCATTCTCCATGTACTTGCTCATGACGATCACAATGCGCCCGTTCTTGTTCTTATTCTTGACAATCTTCATTTTGCCCCCAATGCCGTTGCTGGTCACGCCATCACGGGAAGGCGGCCCAGTGCCACTAGACAGGTTCTTCTCTGCTCCATTCTTGCCCTCTGTAGCCAGGTTCTTGACGGGGCTCAGCAGGCTCTTGGCTGGGCTGTGAGCCCATTTGTCTGGATGGGTGACCAAGGGGCTTTTGCTGTGGTCCAAGCAGGCCTGGCTCTGTGGCTCCTTGCTGCTGGGCTGGTAGTGGGGCTCGTACATCTTGGGGTCAGGCTGGTAGTGGTGGTGCTTCTTGCTGTTCAGCTGGTAGTAATACTTCCCTTTGCTGTGTGGCTGGTGCTTCATGCTGCTCTCCTTCCCATTGGGCTGGTACTGGTGGTGCTTCTTGCTGTTGAGTTCGTATTGATGCTGCTGGCTCTTGCCGGAAGAGTTCAGCTCGAGCTTCGGCCTGTTGTCCACAGCAGGGTCCTGTAGCCCAGTGAGGACATTGGAGCGCCGTGCGAACGAAGGGAGCTGCAACACAAAGTCAGCAAGTTTAGCAAGAGCCCGTCAAGGGGCTGCTTCAGACAAGAGATCAGCACTTCTGCAGGAGTCCATGCAACAAGCTCATGCACACCCAGTAAAACGGAGCTGTCACAGCAGCTGGCAGGAAGGGACACTCTAGGCCTGAACATAAAAAGCGGTGGCCTGTTCCTGACCTAAAGGCTCCATGTTGTTTGAGATTAAATTAGAGGCAGTAAAAAGTACCCTTCAATCAGTTGTCCCTATTAGGCAAGGGTAAATCGTAGGTGAAATACACCCAAGGAAAGAGTACAGATTGCTGAGAAGAGGGGCAGCTAAAAATGCAAACAGCATCATCACAGCTTAAGAAAGCACTGTGTGTACAGCCACCTTCTTCTTGCCAAAGCAAGTCTTCAGCAAGGCTTGGCACCGCATGTTACTGCCACCTTCCGTCACATGGGGCAGAAGCTAAGTTTATAACCAGAGACAGATACATACAAATACAATGACGAGATGGGGAATGAGATCTGCCAGGAAAGAAATACCCAGGAACTCCCCTGCAAGGTAGCCACCAGGAAGTGTATTCCTGCAGCAATGggctccttccttctcttcactGTTTCTGGGGCCTGTCCCAATTTATGCTCATTGTTACACTGAGATATTGTGCATGTTTGATTGAATGATGAAGTCAGATTTGGGACTGGGGGAGTGGTTGGTTGTGgagaggagtgggaggggctTCATCTGGCATTTAAAATTAACAAGGGATTTGTATGTACACACTGATCCTGAGCATGATGAAACCAGATGAAATTCTCCTCCCTGGAGATGGGAGGAAACAAGGgagtttatattaaaaacaaaacgaaGTGGCTTTAATCAGTCTATTTGCAAAGATCGCCATTTAGAGATTGCATTTACTTTCCGGAGTGTGAATTTTCCTAAAAATGGCTTTccttagggaaaaaaaacattgtggCTCATTGAATTCACCTGAACGACCAGCGGCTTCGGTTTTGGTCCTCGTTTGCGGTATCCCATCAGCTGCTCCTGCCGCTCCCTGCAGGAACATAAAAATCAATCGCGATGCAATTACTTTCCTACAGCACGCtggagaattggggggggggggggtcgttaATTCTCGGTACACATCACTTAGATAGAGGCACATTACAATAAAGAACAGGGGCCAACAGTGTGTAAAGCAAAGACGCGAGCTGCTGAGGCTCGTAGGGGAACTTTTCCGCGAGCCAGCAGGACTGGTTTGTCCTGGGAATCGCCAGCGAGCTGCCCAGTCTCCCTCCCGCACACACTAAAGACCTCCCCGAAAAAACCAACCAGCCACAGCAAATCCCTCGCTGCGGTTCCACAGCCAAGCGCAGATCACACAAAAAGCAACCGGGATTTCCAGAGGATgctggagcccagctgccctCACGCCGTGACAACGGCATCGTATGCAATAGCAGACCACGAACTCGAGCgctgggcagaggcagggagcCGGAGCCCCCCGGCGCAGCAGGCGGGACCCTGGGACCGGAGGCCGGGCGAGCTGTGCGCGGCATGTGCCGCCCGGGACCCGCGCGGCGGCGGCGAGGCTAATGATCTCATTAGGATTCACAGGACGAGCCCCGCCAGCCGTCACTCAGAATCGCTGCCTTAAAGGCCAATGTCtccgcggggggaggggccgcTGGGGCTGAACCAGCCAATTGCAGGGGGGGGAGGCCGGGGCCCGTCCCCCGTAGCGCGCCGGGCTCCGCGGGGCCTGGCCGGATCCTGGGCAGTGCCAGCATCGCTCGCTGCCTGCCCGGACGGGGGCCTCAAGGTGACTAGCCCCCCGACCCGCGCGCCGGGGGGCGGGCCAAGTGGGAGCGGGCCCTGGGCACTGCCCCGCTAGCCAGCAGCCGGGGAAGGGCCGGGAGCGGCTCGCCCGCCCGCGGCTGCACGGCTGCAGTCAGCGCATCTGCTCCGCGCCAGTGCGCCCGGCGGTGCCTGGGCCGCGGAGCCGTGAACTCCCTCGGCAGCGCCTAGCACTCGGC from Malaclemys terrapin pileata isolate rMalTer1 chromosome 13, rMalTer1.hap1, whole genome shotgun sequence includes:
- the CBX4 gene encoding E3 SUMO-protein ligase CBX4, whose protein sequence is MELPAVGEHVFAVESIEKKRIRKGRVEYLVKWRGWSPKYNTWEPEENILDPRLLIAFQNRERQEQLMGYRKRGPKPKPLVVQLPSFARRSNVLTGLQDPAVDNRPKLELNSSGKSQQHQYELNSKKHHQYQPNGKESSMKHQPHSKGKYYYQLNSKKHHHYQPDPKMYEPHYQPSSKEPQSQACLDHSKSPLVTHPDKWAHSPAKSLLSPVKNLATEGKNGAEKNLSSGTGPPSRDGVTSNGIGGKMKIVKNKNKNGRIVIVMSKYMENGMQAVKIKSGEPPRKRTTEERTPRKGGEEKQEAWRKHGEERVASTDHKSKAGLEGGQPLTELGRSPRKIPPAKEAPPPSEQPLQLTTKPNLVPWSLDPSREHSPAPMGLNLSSPGSRKRCLSEPHEEREPGKKRLTSRSISAPTCLSPQAPERPEHPLPATSQPEVILLDSDLDEPIDLRCVKPRGEGELAVAQVKPEVAQVLTEKPAVEPPQQEADGEGEAEPLQEFKPFFGNIIITDVTANCLTVTFKEYVTV